AGTTCAAATAAGTTATTTTCAATCGGAGTACCTGACAGGCAGAGTCGCATATCAGACTTAAGCTGACGAACAGACTTTGCTGTGATGGTATTAGGATTTTTAATATTCTGTGCTTCATCAAGAATTACAGAGGTATATTCTTGCTTAAGCAGTTCATCAAGGTCTCTACGCAGTAATGCGTAGGTCGTAATAACTATATTAGACGTGCTGATCTTTTTGAAGAGTTCTTCGCGTCTTGAACCGTAGATTGTCAAAATTGATAGCTGAGGAACAAATTTCTTAGCTTCACGTTCCCAGTTAGGAAGAACTGAGGTCGGAACGATAATAAGGTTTGGTCCTTTGATATCCCTTTCATAAAGCGACAGTAGGAAAGAAAGGGTTTGAATGGTTTTACCAAGTCCCATTTCATCTGCCAGAATTCCACCGAAGTGATACTCACGCAGGAAGTTCAAGTAACTTAATCCCTGAAGCTGATACGGGCGCAAGGTTGCGTCAAGTCCCAGCGGAGCTTCAAGTTGCTTTATCTCTTCGAAGTCATGAATTTTTTCTCTTAGTTTAACAAACTGTTCGTCTGTTCTGGTGTCAGGAAGGTCTTCAATAATTTTGTCCAGAACAGGGGTTTCATACTGCTCGTATGTAGCTCTTGGAGGCTGATCAGGATCATAGCCTAGAGCTTTGAGTTTGTGACTGAGCTTTTTGAGCCATGATTCTGGAAGGCTTGTGTATGAACCGTCTTTAAGTTGAACATATCGTTTACCCTGACTCCATGCTTCCCATATTTTCTCGATAGGAACACGCTGGTCATCGTACTCGACAGTGATATCGAGGTTGAACCATTTATTGTCATCATCGGTGTCGATCTCTGCAATAATCTGCGGTTTAGTCAGTCTTACTTTATAGCGGGTAAGGTTCTTTTCACCATAAATCCTATACGCTTCAACAAGCTGTGGATAAAAATCAAGCAAGAAGGTGATTGCAGCTTCTTGTTCCATGAACCAGATGGAATTGTTTCGCGGCTGGAAACCCATATCTCTCAGTTCGGAGAAAAGCATAGCTTCTTCTTCCTGAGCACGACGAACCAGATAAGATTTGTCGCCATCCTTATAGCTACCTGTCTGTAAATCCGGATTAGGTTCGGACATGCTTACTTCACCATGTTCAGTCTCGTATACGTTATCGATTCTGATGGTGAGAAGGCTTCCTTCCTCGTTCAAATAAAGCTTAGGATTAAAGGTTGCAGGCACAAAAAACGGCTGCATCTTTTCAAGAAATTCCTCGTGATCATAAAGATCTGAAACAGGAATCTGTGTCCATACTCGATCAAGGAATTCAGGAATGTCTCCCGGAGGAATTACGGGATTTTGAATTCTCATTTCCTGTACAAGTTTAGGGTCTAAAGTTGTCTGTACCGGATAGAAACCGTGTTTCCAGTAAACCCACAGAGGTAATCTACCGTAAAAGAAAACTTCGTTATCATCCATGATGGAGAAAGGCGGCTTGCCTTCATCGGATAGTAAAATGTCAAAGCTCAGCCCTTCCTCAGCTAGTTGAGGGGACAGCTTAAGCTGCATTGTTCTGCTTTCAATTCTGATGGGAATATCCGTGTCACGCAGGAATATGTAGTATTCATCTTTAACAGATCTGAAAAACCACGCATGAAGACCTGCCGGAATATCAACCCTATGTCCGCGGTAATCAAGAAAATGGCCGATCTGCTCCGCAACTAGCGGAAGATTTGGAGATGTTTCGCTCCATTCAGGATTGGCTATAATGCTTTCTAGGTCAATTTCATTTTGGACTTGTGACAGGCCGGACTTGTTTTGCCTTGCTCTGAAAAATGAGACTTGTAATCTTTCCGGCTCAGGGTACATCCTATAAATAATATAATGTTTTCCAGCTTCCGGCTCCAGTTCTGTAGAAAAAAATGATCTGAAGTTTTGACGCCAGTCAGCCTGTTTAATTGATTCAGCTTTTTCTTCTTCTGAATCAAGTGTCAGTAAAAGTTTTAAGGCGGCAGCGCCGACATGTCTGCAGACTCCGGAATACGAATCCGGGCAATTGCAATAATGGTTAATGTTTTCTTCAGCCAGATTAAGTCCTAACTCTGATGTATAAATCTGGAAATCATCACCTTGAATAGACGCATCTACATCCCAGTATCTTTCTCGTTTATTCAAATCTAACTTCTGGACCCCCCCAGAAGTTACAATGTTACGAGAACCGTCCAGAATATATTCTGGAACAGTATGTGATACAAAATCCTTGAGTATTTTTTTTACTACTGCTTCTTCATTTTGAGACATCCTTACTTGGACCCCCGAACCCTATCGTTAGTAAGTAATTTTATAATAGTTTATATTATGTATAATATATTTCTTTAATCTTTTTGCTTGTTACGGTGCTTGCGTAAAGTAAAAACTGTTTTTGGTCAATCTACAGCTATACATTACTTGGCTTTTTAAAAACATTAGTACATACTAAACATTAATAGCAGTTAATATAATTTTATCAAATATTTTCTACAAAAAAACAAGGGAAACATGCGTAAAAGTGTAGTCTGTTTTATCTTATCAAGCTGTCTTTTATTTTTAAATTCATGCGGGCAATCTCCTGAACAGAATGCAAAAAAAGGAACTACTAGCACAAATAGTTCAGTTTCATCAATCGAAAAGAGTGAACCTGTTTACGGAGGAAGGCTTATTCTGCCGCTGGGCTCGGACCCTATTAATCTTATTCCGCCTTTATCTACAGACAGCGAAAGTTCAACCATAGAAAGCAAGTTATTTGTTTCTCCACTAAAGTACAACAAAGATATTGAATTAGTTCCTGAAGCTGCAAAGTCTTTTGAGGTCCTTAATGGTGGCAAACTTCTAAAGTTTACTTTGCGTGATGATATAAGGTGGACAGATGGCGTTCCCCTTACCGCTGAAGATGTTGAATTTACGTATAAAATGATGATCGATCCCAAAACACCGACAGCCTACGCCTCTGACTATCAGAATATTAAAGAATTCAGACTTACCGGTAAATATTCATTTGAAGTAACTTATGACAAGGTTTTTGCCAGATCGCTTGTTACATGGGCACTTCCTATTATGCCCAAACATCTGCTTGAGCACGAAAATTTGACTGAGACTCGCTTTGCCCGTGCTCCAATCGGGGCGGGGCCATATACACTTAAAGAGTGGATTCCCGGTCAGCGTGTTGTACTTGAAGCGAATGATGATTATTTTGAAGGTAGGCCCTATATTGATGAAATTGTGTACAGAATTATCCCTGACACTTCAACGCAGTTTATGGAGCTTAAGACTGGAAAGCTTGACGCTATGGGGCTGACTCCTCAGCAGTATTTGTTTCAGACTAAAGGTAAAAGCTGGGAAAAAGATTTTCAGAAATTTAAATACCTTTCTTTTGGGTATGCATGGCTGGGCTATAATTTAGATAGACCTATGTTTAAAGATATCAGGGTCAGGCAGGCTCTTACCTATGCTATTAATAAAGAGGAAATTGTTAAAGGTGTTCTTCTAGGGTTAGGGTACCCTGCAGTAGGGCCTTATAAACCTGGTACTTGGGTATATAATACTAAACTTGTTCCTTACGGGTATCATCCTGATAAAGCTAAAAAACTTTTAAAAGAAGCAGGTTGGTCTGATACTGACGGTGATGGCATTCTAGACCGTAACGGAGTTCCTTTTTCATTTACTATTTTGACTAATCAGGGAAATTCCTTGCGAATTAAGAGCGCAACTATTATTCAGAACCGTTTAAAAGATGTCGGGATCGACGTTAAGATTAGAACTGTTGAGTGGGCGGCTTTTATTAATGAATTTGTTAACAAAGGCCAGTTTGATGTAATTCTTCTTGGTTGGACTATTCTTCAGGATCCAGACATTTATGATGTATGGCACTCTTCAAAGGCAGTGGATGGCGGGCTTAATATTACAAAATATCGTAATTCTGAAGTAGATGAATTGCTTGAAAGAGGACGGACTACTTTGGATCAGGCAGAACGTAAGAAAATTTACGATCGTATTCAGGAAATACTGTATAAAGAGCAGCCGTACTGTTTTCTGTATGTACCGATGGCACTCCCAATATATAAGAGCCGTATAAAAGGATTGAAGATAGAGCCTGCAGGGCTCGATTATAACGCAAACAGTTGGTGGATACCAAAAGCTTCCCAGACGAAGATCAGGATGCAGCAATAATATGATAAGAATTAATGAAATCACTGACATCGTCAGTACCTATATAGATGATCCTGATTTGGATCTTATTCGAAGAGCCTATGTTTTCTCCGCACGTGCTCATGAAGGACAAGTGCGTCTTTCTGGCGAGCCGTATTTGTCTCATCCGCTTCATGTCGCTAAAATATTAGCTGATATGAGAATGGATGAATCGACTGTTGCTGCAGGACTTTTACATGATACAGTTGAAGATACCGATACAACAATTGATGATATTGCAGATCTTTTCGGAGAAGAGGTTGCGGATATTGTTGATGGTGTGACAAAGATCGGAATGATGGATTTTGAATCCAAAGCAATAGCCAAAGCAGAAAATATTCGTAAAATGATTTTGGCTATGGCTGAAGATATACGCGTGCTTATGGTCAAGCTTGCCGACCGCTTGCATAATATGAGCACACTCGATTTTCAAAAAAGCTATAAGCAGTTGTTAATAGCTCAGGAAACTCTTGATATTTATTCTCCGCTAGCCAATAGACTCGGGTTGTATATGGTTAAGCGCGAACTTGAAGACTTGTGTCTTTATTATTTGAAGCCTGATATTTATCAAAATATTACTGATGGACTCCAACGTCAGCATACACTGGGTAAGGAATATATTGATAAGGTGCTAGGGCTGTTGCATGACGTTTTGGAAAGTAATGAACTTAAAGGTTCTATTACCGGAAGAACTAAACATAAATACAGCATCTATAATAAAATGACGCGTCAGGGATTAAAGCTTGAGCAAGTTCATGACATTATAGCTTTCAGAGTTGTCGTTGAATCTGTTAAAGAATGTTATGCTGTCCTTGGACTTGTTCATTCCATGTGGATGCCTGTTGCAGGGCGCTTTAAAGATTATATTTCCATTCCTAAAGCCAATATGTATCAGAGTCTGCACACTACTGTTGTTGGTCCTGAAGGGGAACGCATAGAAATTCAGATACGCACTGAAGAAATGCAGAAAGTTGCTGAATACGGTGTTGCCGCTCACTGGCAGTATAAAGAATCCGGTGTAAGTGCATCAAAACAGAATAGAGATGCTGAGCGTTTTTCATGGCTCAGGCAGATTATGGACTGGCAGCGTGAGCTTGAAGATCCTCGTGAATTTATGTCTTCACTCCGGTTCGACCTCTTTACCGAAGAAGTTTATATTTTCACTCCAGGCGGTGATATTAAGGAACTTCCAGACGGAGCTACTCCTGTTGATTTTGCATATTCGATTCATACTGATGTAGGGAACCATTGCACAGGAGCAAAAGTTAACGGTAGACTTGTTCCTCTTACAACGGCTCTTAAAAACGGTGATACCGTTGAAATTTTCACTGACAAGAAGCGCAAGCCAAGTCACGATTGGCTTAAGTTTGTAAAAACAGCAAAAGCGCGTACCCGTATTAAGCATTATATCAGGACAGAAGAAAGGGCGCATTCTATAACTCTGGCTAAAGAAATGCTCGAGAAAGAAGGCCGCCGCATGAATCTTAATGTTCCGAAAGCAATCAAAGACGGTTATTTTGTAATGCTTGCGGATGAATTCTCATGTGGATCGGTTGATGATCTGCTTTCAAATATTGGATATTCGCGGATTACTCCAAATAAAATTTTGCGCCGTCTGTATGCAGTAATTAATAATATTGAAGGTGAACCGGAAGAAGCTGAGCTTCATGAACCGCAGACGGTTGAAGAAGATAAGAATCAAAAAGTTGCCAACTCTATTGAAATTGAAGGAGTTGATAATGTTCTTATTAGATTTGCCGGATGTTGCACTCCATTGCCTGGTGAACCTATCATAGGATATATCAGTCGCGGACGCGGAGTTGTTGTCCATACTGCATCCTGCCCGAATGTAAAAAGTCTGGAAGAAGAGCGGCTCTTAAGTGTTTCATGGTCCGGGGGACAGGAAGAAACTTCTCATCCTGCACAGATAAGCATCCGTTGTAGAAATATCAAAGGATTGCTTGCAAAAATATCTTCAGTTTTGGCTGAGCAGGATGTGAATATTGATTCAGGATCATTCAAGTCAGATGTGGATGGTATTTCACTTCTGGAATTCACTGTGGAAGTCCGAGATTTGGGGCATTTACATCGTGCTTTAAATAGACTCAAAACCATTGATGCCGTTCTTGAGACGACTAGAATAAGTTAATAGTGTGCAGTTGTTAAACTACAAAAAATAACATTAAAAAAATCCCCGCATAAAATATGCGGGGATTTTTTTTAGAAAATTTCAGCAGCAGGGCGTACCTTTATGGGATGGGGAGTATCCATTTCTGACCAGACAAAATTATGATGTTCTATGATAATTTTTGCTTCAAGATATGGCTTTTGAGCTGTTGTGTGTGCATCTGAAACAACTGTCACTTCAAAATCTTTGCTGGCTGCAACACGGATAGTCGTGTCTAGGCAGAAATCTGTACAGCATCCTGTTATAATCAATTCTTTTACGCCCATTTTGCCAAGCTGCTCTTCGAGATCTGTTTTACAAAAAGCATCACAGCATGTCTTTTCAATAATTATATCTGAGTCTTTTTTGTGCATCTCCGGGAGTATCTGCCACCCGTCAGAACCGTATTTAAGTACATCTTCTCTAGGGGTGTTGTGTCGGATGAAAATTAGAGGAATATTTTTTTCCCGTGCTTTGTCTATAAGCAGGTTGATCCGGTTAATTATATTCACATCGTCATATCTCTTATTCGCAAATACGCCTTTCTGCATATCAATAACAATTAGAGCGTTCATATTTTTCTCCTAGTTTTCAAGTTTTATCAGCCTGAACAGATTTTTGAGGTAGTCTATTTTATTTCAAATTGGAATAGCTGATTCGGGCAATTTTTTGATGAATGAAGTTTGCGAATCATTGGTATGTTTCCTTGTTTGCAGTGCTAAATCTGTTTTAAATAATTTTTAAACAAAAGTTTTAAACAAACGTTTGACTTTTAAAATGCACATCGTTAGGCTGCTCAGAAATATTACTAATAAGAGGTTCTAAGTGAGCAATACATCGACGAAATTGAAAAATAAGTCAGGTAGAGGAGAAGAGACCCGCCAGAGGCTTTTACAGGTTGGAGCTAGGTTGTTTGCTCTTAATGGTTTTAAAGGTGTGAGCATGCGTAGTCTTGCTATGGAGGCAGAAATAAATCTTGCCACTGTAGGATATCATTTCGGTGGTAAACTTGGACTTTATGAAGCCATATTGCGTGATACTGTTGATCGGAACCATAAGCTTTTTCCTTCAGTAGACGAGGTGCATAGTCGCGTTGCTATGCTCAAATCCGGTGAACTTAAAAAAAGTGACTTGGTTACTTGGTTTTTTACAAAATTTATCCGAGGCATAGTCGGAGATTCAGAAAATGTATGGGTGGCTCTGATTATTATACGAGAACTGGCTGCCCCGAGTGAGCTGTATTATTTGCTTGAAGATGGACTTTTTTCACCCTCTTTTTTCAGCCTGACAGAACTTCTTACGGCTGTAATGGAGAACGACGTATCTGAAGATGAGCGTATTATCGTAGGTAACGCTCTGGTCGGTATGGCCCTCCATTTTGTTAACCGTAAAGCCTTTGTTTTTCGAATCGGGTGGGATGAATATACTCCTGAAAATATAGAAACATTAATAGAAATTTTATGCAGAAGAGCGGTCGCCTTTGTGGGCTGTGAGGAATAATGAAATGAAGAAAATATTACTTATAATACTCTTGATGACGTTTTTAATCGTTTCCGGTTGCGAAAAGAAGAAAGCTGCCGTTGAAGAAGTGATACGCCCTGTAAAAACAATGAAAGTCGGAGAATCTCATTTAGGCAGGCAATGGTCTTTTTCCGGTACAGCGGAAGATGCTCTTGAATCGGAGCTTTCATTTCGTGTAAGCGGGAAAATTATTTCTTTCCCGGGAGATCAAATCGGTAGGAAATTTAGAGCTGGGGAGGTCATAGCTAAACTTGACCCTTCTGACTATGAACTTGAAGTTCATCAGATTGAAGCTCAGCTTGAACAGGTTCGCGCAAACTATACATTTGCAAAAGCTGACGTAGACAGAGTTACTCAGCTTTATAAACGCAAGGTGACATCAAAAAGTGAATATGATCAGGCTGTTGCAGATTTTAGATCTAAGGAAGCTCAGCTTAACGCTACTGCAAAAATGCTCGATATAGCTCGCAAAAAAATTAAATATACTACACTGCTAGCTCCTTTTGATGGTTGGGTAAGTAAAGTTAATGTTAATATTCATCAAAACGTTCAGTCTGGGCAGGGTGTAATTGTTTTCAATGCAGGGCGACAGATGAAAATGAGTATATCATTGCCGGATACTTTGATTTCTCAAATTAGTGAGGGAGAGGACGTTGAAGTAACTTTTGATGCACTACCCGGTAAAATATTGAAAGGGATAGTCATGGAAGTCGGTATCGGTGCGACTCAGCGGGCTTCTTTTCCCGTTAAAGTTTATTTGAATAATTTCAGCAAACTTTTGCGTAGTGGAATGTCAGGGAATGTAAATTTTTCAGCGCGTACAGAAAAACTTCAGATTTTTGTTCCGGCTTCCGCAATAGTTGGTAATCCTGACGGAAGCAAACATGTCTGGGTTGTTGAGAACGGTAATGTGGTTAAATCTCGGAAGGTTGATATCGGTTCATTATCTTCTATAGGTGTAATGATTAAGAATGGTTTAAAAGTAGGAGAGACAGTTGTTACGCGCGGAGTTCATTCCCTTAAAGAAGGTATGAAGGTTAAAACTGTCGGAGGACTCTCGTGAATATTGCAAAGTGGTGCATTGAAAACAATCGCACATCAATAGCTATATTTCTTCTCGTTGCTATGGGCGGGGTAATGACTTTTATGAGTATCCCCAAAGCTGAGGATCCTGATTTTGTCATTCGTACTGCCGTTGTAACGACAGCTTTTCCAGGTGCTTCTCCGCAGCGAGTTGAGGAGCTTGTTACTGATAAACTTGAAGAGAAAATTCGTGAAATAAGTGATATAAAGGTTGTTCGCTCTCAATCAATGACTGGGATTTCAATTATTGAAGTTGAATTTAATGATTCACTTAAAAACATGAACCCCATATGGCAAAAACTGCGTAATAAAGTGTCAGATGCAGAGTCAACACTGCCTTCTGAAGCTCAACTGCCTGTTATTAACGATGAATTCGGGGATGTTTTCGGTATTGTTGTTGCCCTTACAGGAGACGGTTTTTCATATCGCGAGCTTAAAGATGTTGCTGATTACACTCGTGATGAATTGCTGTCAGTTAAAGGTGTGGGCAAAGTCGAACGCTGGGGACTTCAGGACGAAAGAGTTTATATAGATTTTTCCAATTCTCGTATGGCTGCGGCGGGGGTCAGCCCATTTGCTTTAGCGCAGATGATTGATAACCAAAACTCAATAAGACCTAGTGGTTCATCTAAGGTAGGACCGGATAGAATTGCTATTGAGCCGACTGGAGAATTTCAGTCAGTAGACGATATTGCTTCTCTTTC
This sequence is a window from Desulfovibrio sp. UCD-KL4C. Protein-coding genes within it:
- a CDS encoding DEAD/DEAH box helicase codes for the protein MSQNEEAVVKKILKDFVSHTVPEYILDGSRNIVTSGGVQKLDLNKRERYWDVDASIQGDDFQIYTSELGLNLAEENINHYCNCPDSYSGVCRHVGAAALKLLLTLDSEEEKAESIKQADWRQNFRSFFSTELEPEAGKHYIIYRMYPEPERLQVSFFRARQNKSGLSQVQNEIDLESIIANPEWSETSPNLPLVAEQIGHFLDYRGHRVDIPAGLHAWFFRSVKDEYYIFLRDTDIPIRIESRTMQLKLSPQLAEEGLSFDILLSDEGKPPFSIMDDNEVFFYGRLPLWVYWKHGFYPVQTTLDPKLVQEMRIQNPVIPPGDIPEFLDRVWTQIPVSDLYDHEEFLEKMQPFFVPATFNPKLYLNEEGSLLTIRIDNVYETEHGEVSMSEPNPDLQTGSYKDGDKSYLVRRAQEEEAMLFSELRDMGFQPRNNSIWFMEQEAAITFLLDFYPQLVEAYRIYGEKNLTRYKVRLTKPQIIAEIDTDDDNKWFNLDITVEYDDQRVPIEKIWEAWSQGKRYVQLKDGSYTSLPESWLKKLSHKLKALGYDPDQPPRATYEQYETPVLDKIIEDLPDTRTDEQFVKLREKIHDFEEIKQLEAPLGLDATLRPYQLQGLSYLNFLREYHFGGILADEMGLGKTIQTLSFLLSLYERDIKGPNLIIVPTSVLPNWEREAKKFVPQLSILTIYGSRREELFKKISTSNIVITTYALLRRDLDELLKQEYTSVILDEAQNIKNPNTITAKSVRQLKSDMRLCLSGTPIENNLFELWSLFEFLMPGFLSSQHAFQRGIIKPIKDGDEEALEYLRTRVKPFILRRTKSEVAKDLPPKIETVHYCDLIEEQRDLYNALAKRLKDQVLKDVDEKGMAKSQMSILDALLKLRQICCHPRLLKLDMPGFSTNLPSGKFDAFKDLIFDIVEGGHKVLVFSQFVQMLHVIRSWLTIKEVPFTYLDGSSKDRFEQVDKFNDSPDIPIFLISLKAGGTGLNLTSADYVIHYDPWWNPAVENQATDRTHRIGQKRQVFAYKMICQNTVEEKILKLQEMKKSVADAIIPGQSALKSLTRDDLEMLFEI
- a CDS encoding peptide-binding protein, with translation MRKSVVCFILSSCLLFLNSCGQSPEQNAKKGTTSTNSSVSSIEKSEPVYGGRLILPLGSDPINLIPPLSTDSESSTIESKLFVSPLKYNKDIELVPEAAKSFEVLNGGKLLKFTLRDDIRWTDGVPLTAEDVEFTYKMMIDPKTPTAYASDYQNIKEFRLTGKYSFEVTYDKVFARSLVTWALPIMPKHLLEHENLTETRFARAPIGAGPYTLKEWIPGQRVVLEANDDYFEGRPYIDEIVYRIIPDTSTQFMELKTGKLDAMGLTPQQYLFQTKGKSWEKDFQKFKYLSFGYAWLGYNLDRPMFKDIRVRQALTYAINKEEIVKGVLLGLGYPAVGPYKPGTWVYNTKLVPYGYHPDKAKKLLKEAGWSDTDGDGILDRNGVPFSFTILTNQGNSLRIKSATIIQNRLKDVGIDVKIRTVEWAAFINEFVNKGQFDVILLGWTILQDPDIYDVWHSSKAVDGGLNITKYRNSEVDELLERGRTTLDQAERKKIYDRIQEILYKEQPYCFLYVPMALPIYKSRIKGLKIEPAGLDYNANSWWIPKASQTKIRMQQ
- a CDS encoding bifunctional (p)ppGpp synthetase/guanosine-3',5'-bis(diphosphate) 3'-pyrophosphohydrolase, with the protein product MIRINEITDIVSTYIDDPDLDLIRRAYVFSARAHEGQVRLSGEPYLSHPLHVAKILADMRMDESTVAAGLLHDTVEDTDTTIDDIADLFGEEVADIVDGVTKIGMMDFESKAIAKAENIRKMILAMAEDIRVLMVKLADRLHNMSTLDFQKSYKQLLIAQETLDIYSPLANRLGLYMVKRELEDLCLYYLKPDIYQNITDGLQRQHTLGKEYIDKVLGLLHDVLESNELKGSITGRTKHKYSIYNKMTRQGLKLEQVHDIIAFRVVVESVKECYAVLGLVHSMWMPVAGRFKDYISIPKANMYQSLHTTVVGPEGERIEIQIRTEEMQKVAEYGVAAHWQYKESGVSASKQNRDAERFSWLRQIMDWQRELEDPREFMSSLRFDLFTEEVYIFTPGGDIKELPDGATPVDFAYSIHTDVGNHCTGAKVNGRLVPLTTALKNGDTVEIFTDKKRKPSHDWLKFVKTAKARTRIKHYIRTEERAHSITLAKEMLEKEGRRMNLNVPKAIKDGYFVMLADEFSCGSVDDLLSNIGYSRITPNKILRRLYAVINNIEGEPEEAELHEPQTVEEDKNQKVANSIEIEGVDNVLIRFAGCCTPLPGEPIIGYISRGRGVVVHTASCPNVKSLEEERLLSVSWSGGQEETSHPAQISIRCRNIKGLLAKISSVLAEQDVNIDSGSFKSDVDGISLLEFTVEVRDLGHLHRALNRLKTIDAVLETTRIS
- a CDS encoding cysteine hydrolase family protein, which encodes MNALIVIDMQKGVFANKRYDDVNIINRINLLIDKAREKNIPLIFIRHNTPREDVLKYGSDGWQILPEMHKKDSDIIIEKTCCDAFCKTDLEEQLGKMGVKELIITGCCTDFCLDTTIRVAASKDFEVTVVSDAHTTAQKPYLEAKIIIEHHNFVWSEMDTPHPIKVRPAAEIF
- a CDS encoding CerR family C-terminal domain-containing protein, with the translated sequence MSNTSTKLKNKSGRGEETRQRLLQVGARLFALNGFKGVSMRSLAMEAEINLATVGYHFGGKLGLYEAILRDTVDRNHKLFPSVDEVHSRVAMLKSGELKKSDLVTWFFTKFIRGIVGDSENVWVALIIIRELAAPSELYYLLEDGLFSPSFFSLTELLTAVMENDVSEDERIIVGNALVGMALHFVNRKAFVFRIGWDEYTPENIETLIEILCRRAVAFVGCEE
- a CDS encoding efflux RND transporter periplasmic adaptor subunit, with the translated sequence MKKILLIILLMTFLIVSGCEKKKAAVEEVIRPVKTMKVGESHLGRQWSFSGTAEDALESELSFRVSGKIISFPGDQIGRKFRAGEVIAKLDPSDYELEVHQIEAQLEQVRANYTFAKADVDRVTQLYKRKVTSKSEYDQAVADFRSKEAQLNATAKMLDIARKKIKYTTLLAPFDGWVSKVNVNIHQNVQSGQGVIVFNAGRQMKMSISLPDTLISQISEGEDVEVTFDALPGKILKGIVMEVGIGATQRASFPVKVYLNNFSKLLRSGMSGNVNFSARTEKLQIFVPASAIVGNPDGSKHVWVVENGNVVKSRKVDIGSLSSIGVMIKNGLKVGETVVTRGVHSLKEGMKVKTVGGLS